CCATTTTGACGGGCTGTGGCAAGGGCTCTGCAACTGAATGTGGCATTGCCCTCTGGGATAGCAGAGCCTCCTTTGGCGCGGGCGGGGGCGTCCGGGGACCCCTCTTGTTCCTCTTGCCCGGGGGAAGATGGGAGGAGCCTGGTTCCTCCTCCGACGCGTCCGACTCAGCGCCACGGGATCGTTTCCTCTTCTTGTCCAGCGCCTTCTTCTTAGGCGCTTtgcggggggagaggagagggggcggGGGGGTGTCCGAGAGGGCCATGGATGAGGGGGGCTCTGGGTTGGTGAACCTCTCTGGAGCTCCTGAAACACCTCCTGCCAcagcctcctccttcctccccttcttCAGGCCTTTCTTCTGGGACTTAGTCTTCTTCTTGCCCTCCTCATGACCTGACGGGACTGGAGTATCTCTGTCCTCAGTGACCAGGGCCACGGGAGGCGGGGGAGGGGTGGGCTCCCGACCGTCCCTCTCTTTACCCCTCCTAGAGTCCGAGCCGGAGGCCGAGACAGGTGTACTGCTATCTGAGGGGtgctccccccgtctctctcctcctctgcctgctcctcctctgtctccgCGGGCGTCGGCCTCCTCGTTCCGACggctcctcccctccctcttgtccCCGCCTCCACGGCGCTCCTCGTCCTTCCAGCGGCTGGGCTTGGCGTCCTCCGCTACAGAGGTGCTGGGGGGGGAACGCAGGAGGGGGTCCTGGGGCGGGAGTACCACCTGACTCAACAGCCGGTGTTTCTcaacacctgaacacacaccaaGAAGCCGAGGGATTCTGTTAGCACCAAGGTTTATCAACATCATGGAAATGTCAACAAAGGTCAAAGAAACAAAACACCTTGTTATCTTAAAGGGTGCCTTGGCTCGGTCTCAAAGATCTCTGATCGCCTTCTAATAACAACCAAACACCAGCTGTTACTTCTATGTCAGCACGTTGAGTTCCAGTCTGTCTGTATGAAATGTGCTCAAACATTAAAAGGTGTTATCACCATTACTGAGTGTGCCCTGGGCTCACGTGGAGGGATATTGAAGTGATCAGGCCAAGGCACCCTTTGGGGAGGTGTTAATCCATACGGGACTAGTTTCCTCCAGACAGAACCAGTGCTGTTTGTTTTTCCCATTAAAGAGTGTCCCTACTGTCAAgcactggaggaggaggacacactGGTACTGTGACGGGGAGGATGGTGATTGGGCCAGAGCCAGAGGTGGGGCGGACCTTGGGCTGACCTCCACCAATCAAACGCTCACTTTTCTCCTCAGGGCTGTTGTATTCCTCGCCGTCTCCTGGGGTGGCGTCCCTTGCTCGCTTGGGAGAGGGGCGAGTCGGGCTGGGTGTGGTCTCTACCCTGTGCCTCTTCCGGCTGCagatgacacacacagagaagaggggttagaggtcagctGGGTTGTGTTAAGTTGGAAAGAAACAGACGGAAACTAACCACAACTAAGGTAAAACAATGGAGTGATTCTAGTTAAGTGTCATGGGTTAGTGGTTACCAGCGTTGGgtctggaattgaaatggaattggccCCAACCCTGGTGGTTACTACTGATACTTGCCTGGTCTTGCGGTCTTCATGCGAGTCTCGGACAGAGCGGTCGTCCCTTGGTTCATCCCTAGTCCGTTCCCGTCGCTCATCCCTTCCTTTCTCACGCTCCTCCCATTCccgctgcctctccctctctctttgctctcgctccctctcccgctctcgttccctctcccgctctctctccttcctctccctatctcgctcctccctctcccgctccctctcttccctctcccgttccctctctcgctccttttccctctctttctccttttccctctccctttccttttccctctctcgctcccgttctcgctccctctcccgaACCCTCTCccgctctgcctccctctccttctccttctctctttctctctccttctctctttcccgttccctctctcgctccctctctcgggCCCTGTCCTCTCGCCTGTcccctcctttttcctctcctctgcgttcatccctccctctggtctcctccctgtccggCTCTTCTCCTCTGGCTGGGTGCCGACCAGGAGAGGAAGCTCTTTGCTCTGTTAGaaacagaggaaacagacagtcagtcacaacatccaACACCAAGGGTTCATTCTGAATGAATGTTTCAGAAAGCATTAGAGGAGAGGGCCTGAGGGACCTGGATCTTCTTCTCCCGTACGAGGAAGAGACAGGATGCTTTACGAAGGCTTTGTGTTACATATAACTGTGTTTCTTGTTGTCCTTGCCTCTTGTAGCATCAGCTGTGTCCTTTGTCAGTTGCCCTGTCTAGCTGTGTCCTTTCTGTCTATGTCTCGTTTCTGTTTTAAATCACTCACTACAGAACATTGAGATTGTTTTTCAATGATAAGCGTATTACAAATGGTATTTTATTTAACGTGTATTATagatgaaatgtattttttctcctcacctctctccctgttctctctgcgGTCACCACGGTCGGTGTGACCACCTCTTCGGTCGTAGGATGAGTCTCTCCCAGtcgcctgctcccctcctctcctgtctccgtCATAACGGTCACGCTCCGCTCCTCCTCTGTCGACACCTCCTCTTTCAgcgcctcctcctctctctgcgcCTCCTCTCTCCGCCCCACGGTCGGTGCTCCTCTCCGCACTCTTCTCACGGAAGCCTCCGCCGCTACGTGACTCCCAGCCGTCATGACCACCGCTCTCCTGCTGGGAGCCTCGGGCGTTCCGGGTGGAGCCTGAGGAAACTGAGGCAGGAAGGACAGAGTTAAGAGTATGCTGAAACAGACACAGAGGGGATTGGATTATCTGGCCTGGGATGCCCCGGTGGGAGGAGTTCGCACCAGGTGAACAGTGACTGTATTCGTTTTGGAAGCGGGCGGCCTCCCAGGCACGAGCCAGGTGCCCCCCTCTGGGCTGACGGCGAAACAGGTACAAAACAAAAGTGACGTAGGTTATGAAcgtggagtaatgagtaggaaCCAGAGGCTTTTCTCACGTGCAAAAGTGACGTAGGTTATGAAcgtggagtaatgagtaggaaTCAGAGGCTTTTCTCACGTGaaaaagtgattgcttttgatataaacgctttatctgccttcccaatgaaaagtCATTTGATCAAAAAGAGATGTTTCTGGGTGATGCTCCATGCTGCTTTGTTGACAACATGGCCGAGCAGCACAGATTACTGTTCCATTTGAGAAGGGAGCTCCTCCCTCAGCCATAGACTGGTGCACCGCAGTTCATCTTGATCAAATTCCCTCACTTCCACAAACACAACAGCAACAAACACATTAACAACTGTTACTCCAACTGGCCATTAGTAGATTTTGCTGGTCATAAGATGTGTGATGTCATGTGTGACCTCACCTTTGTCAGATGCGTCAGCCTCGCGGCCCCTACCCCTGCCAGGTCTCTCAGCTCTACTCTCTGTCCTCGTCTCCCCCTTCCCTTcagtcctccctccttcctctcgcCCGTGGCCCCTCCCATAGCCCCTCCCCTCCTCCGGGACAGCCTCCTCCTTCCTGTccgtcttctccctctctcctctctcccgctccctctctttctccttttctcgctccctctcccgtTCTCGGTCCCTGTACTCCAGAGGGTCTCGTCCGGAGCGTGTTGACGTGGTCTCTGTGGTTCTGGGTTCCCGGGTCGAGTCCTTGGTGTCCCGGTCTCTATCCCTGGTGGGGTCCCTGGAGGTACTGGTGGAGTCTCCTCGTCGGTCGCTGCGCCCGTCACCCCGGCGCTCTCGCCCCTCTTTTGTCTCCCGGTCCTCACGGGCGGCATCACGAGAAGAGCTCGTCTCTGCCGCCTCGTAGTCCCGGTCGTCACGGCTACCGTCTTTCTCTCGCTTCCCGCGGCTCTCTGCATGGACGAGACAAAAACACAGGTCTGTGTCATTACAGCGTCCAGTCAAACGACACAATGTAGACACTGTTTTCATGTAAACAAACAGCAACATATAGAAAACCAGTAGTTTATTTAAAGGTGGTGACCACATATAGAAAACCAGTAGTTTATTTAAAGGGAGGTGACCACATATAGAAAACCAGTAGTTTATTTAAAGGTGGTGACCACATATAGAAAACCAGTAGTTTATTTAAAGGTGGTGACCACATATAGAAAACCAGTAGTTTATTTAAAGGGAGGTGACCACATATAGAAAACCAGTAGTTTATTTAAAGGTGGTGACCACATATAGAAAACCAGTAGTTTATTTAAAGGTGGTGACCACATATAGAAAACCAGTAGTTTATTTAAAGGTGGTGACCACATATAGAAAACCAGTAGTTTATTTAAAGGGACCACATATAGAAAACCAGTAGTTTATTTAAAGGGAGGTGACCACATATAGAAAACCAGTAGTTTATTTAAAGGGAGGTGACCACATATAGAAAACCAGTAGTTTATTTAAAGGTGGTGACCACATATAGAAAACCAGTAGTTTATTTAAAGGTGGTGACCACATATAGAAAACCAGTAGTTTATTTAAAGGGAGGTGACCACATATAGAGAACCAGTAGTTTATTTAAAGGTGGTGACCACATATATAAAACCAGTAGTTTATTTAAAGGTGGTGACCACATATAGAAAACCAGTAGTTTATTTAAAGGGAGGTGACCACATATAGAAAACCAGTAGTTTATTTAAAGGGAGGTGACCACATATAGAAAACCAGTAGTTTATTTAAAGGGAGGTGACCACATATAGAAAACCAGTAGTTTATTTAAAGGTGGTGACCACATATAGAAAACCAGTAGTTTATTTAAAGGGAGGTGACCACATATAGAAAATGGTCTGTGTTTTATGTTAATGAGTTGCTGTACCGTCTCGACGCTCGTGTCGGTGCTCCTGGGCAGGTGGGCTCCTCCCCCTCTCGCTGCGTCCTCTCTCACGCCCCCGAGAGTGGTTTCGTCCTCCGGGGCTAGTCCTCCTCTGAGGAGAGGAGGTGTCCCGGGAGGCTGCAGGGGAGCGGGAGGAACACCTCTGGCCAGGAGGTGAGGAGGCGGCTGGGGGCTCGCGGTTGTAGGTGGGGGATGCCGAGCGGCGCCGGCGAGGGGAAGAAGAGTGTCTCTGGGCTGAGGAGCcagagtgggaggagggggagtggtGGCGGGGCGGGGTGGGGGTGCGCTTGTGGCGGGGAGGGGGAGACCTGGAAGACCAGGAGAGGACGAGGGGTTATGGTTATTCAGGGAAAGTGACCGTCTTGCTAGTCTGTCTACCATCTACACCAACTCATGAGAATCCTGCTAATAACATGACTGAAAATGCTAGTGTTAGGATAGATGGCATGTTTAGACCATCGTCTCAGGTTCAGGTACTGCTGCATATTTCTCCATTTCTGCAAGCCGATGTTTATACTGTCATCTTACTGCTTCCGGCATGACAATGATGTTGTTATCTTCTTAGTGTCTAACAGGCTACTGACCTGTGAGGTGGGGAGGCAGGCGCAAGGGTCTTCTGGGAGGCTACTTTTGGGGAGGTGGACTTGTTCTTCCTGGCTGACGGGGACGCCTCTCGGTCTCTGGAAGGAGAGGACACGCTGCCGGAACGTTCCTCAGACATCACTGACCGCTTGGCCTTGTGGGAGCTGTCTGACCGGTCTCTGCAAGCGCCAAGAGAAACTAAAAGTGAGTCCCTTTCATAGTATATTCAACAACAGTGCTAACAGACTTGTTTAAACGCCAGTTGTTTTCAGTGGGTCTTGTTATATGCCTATTCAACGAGGCTGCTAGATCCCTCTACAGCTTGGAGTGGAGCTGGACAAAGCATGGCAGTGAACCTCTTTACCTGcgtttctccttcttctccttgtgtttctccacatctctccctctctcctttccctccttgGGCGGCTTCTCCTCACACTTCTCCTTGTTCTTGTGCTTCCCCTTGTGCTTCTTCCCCCCGGCTGCCATGACAGGGTTCACCAGCGGAAGCACCgggggaggggggctgggggTGCGGGGACCTTTCTTCTTCCCGTGGCCCCCCTTGGAAGATCTGGCCGTGGCGGATGCAGAGGACGACACAGAggtcttcttctccttcttcctaGAACCGGAAGCTTTAGGTCCTTTAGTGTGTTTGGGGGATCCACTGGACTTCCTGGAGGAGGGGGAACCTCTAGAGCTGGAACGCTCCGGGGATGTCTGGAATTACAACGTGGAATAAAGGCAGAATTGGTTAGCATGGACACTGAAAGGAGAGAAGTCTAAACCAGATATGAGTGTTGATATGGATGGCTCCTGAATGACAATAAGGTTAGGTAGGTATCTCTTCTTACCTTGGATATGATAGTGGTCCTAGTTTTGGTGGTCGGCTCCTAGTGAGAGATTGTAAGAGTATAAGGTTATAAAACAGATCAAACTCAGTCTTAAATCACGCAGGGCTCTATGAACTATAGTAGATATAGCTACAGTCGATACATGCATACCGGTACCTCTTTCTTGATAAcaatctcctctcttttctccataTTCTCCTGCTCCAACTTCATGAGCTCCCGCTGGATCTTCTGTCTCTTCATCTCTAGGGATAATTCGTAGTCGTAGTCACCGTTATCCGAGTCTAAAAGACAAATACAACAGCACATTACTTAAGGTTAGAATATGCAAATATACAAACACCTTTTCCCAATAGAGTGAAAAACGGTTCGACATTCATTAGTTCTCCTTTCATATGTTAATAAGGGCACGTGCTTTCTTATTCTCCTATTGAACACGGCGCTACTTTCAAACCTCACCTTCGCGGTTGGCTTCCCACTCTGTGGTCTCTTCTTCGCTGGCAGGGCTTCTCTCTTTAGTGATTTTTATATCTTCCTTCTCCCTGTGGCGGCCTCGGGACGAGTCTCGCTGCTGCAGAACACAGACAGGTTTACATGGAAGACTCCCATACATGTTGGTCTAATATCTAACTAGTAAAATGGTGGTTCACTATGTCCTAAAGAACAACAAGAAAACCGGACATGAAAGCGAGGTGTGTGTGGAGAGTAACTCACTCTGGCTGTGGGGGACGTAGGCTCCTCTGGGTCTCTCTTTGTAGCATCTGATTCAACATCCTGCCTCTTATTCTTCATCCTCTCTCGCAGATCGCCAGTTGGTCTCTCCGCTGACCTGTTTACACACAAACATATGGCAATCTCCGGCATTGGTTCAGCACAAGACAACTGGCTAAACAAATACAATAAGAAACAGCCATGGGAGAATGTTTGGACCGTCTGACTGTGTTGCCCACTtgcataaaatatatatttttcagttgCCTGCATACACGGGTCACAGGCAATTCTCCAAGGCCATCTAACCTGCTAAAAGATCCACTAAATCCTTTGCCTCGTGGCTGAGTTCCATGTGTGTAGCGACAAGTATTGCCGTAACTGCAATTCCCAGTCTTCAACCAATTTCTACAATTAGTCTGAAAGGAAGAAAGCAAGAAAGTGTCATTTCATAAAGCAGAAAAAGGGTTTTGCTCTGATGAATCCAAAATTCAAAGATGTCTTTCTCTACCTTCTCTGGACATGCATGTGTTGTATCTGTCAGTGGGTTAGATGCAGGTGTAGAGGTACACACCTCGACAGCATTACTACCAGTGCTGGGGCCAAGTCTTTCAAACACGCTGGGCCGGCGAGACGGGGTGGTGGTGGTCTGGCTACTGCTGCTGTCAGATATGGTTTTAGAATTCTCCACTGTTACCCTCCGCCTTATCTTGGACATTCTGCAGGGCTGCAATGGTAgaataatatattataaacctGCATTGGTACATACAGAAATCTGAATATGCACTTTACtgtaaacaacaaaacatttcaacGTTGGTTTGTCAAACAACAAAAATCAGTAGGCTGGTTGACATTTCCATTTGAAACTAATGTAGcaaattgatgcaaagaaacaTTGGGTATTTTGTGAATCTTtttacacactggacacacactgatCTGGGGTGTAATTATTCTtccaaacagttgcaaaacgTTCCATTTTGCAACTAAAAATAGTTTTTAAATGTACAAATTCAGTTAGCTCCCTCCCCGtttcgtttgcttccgtttaagaagttttgcaacagaatcggctttaatgaatacaccccaacATCAACGTTAACGCTACCAATCAAGCCCCGATGATGAGTTAACATTAGCATATTGATACTGACTAGTTACTAACACGTTagttaacaacaaaaaaaaagaagacacccaTATTTTTTTGCCAGAGATCGTATCTGAAAATGCAGtttggtagctagctagttaactagcgAATGAAACGGGAACTATGGATATTTATGATAACGTATTAGCATAAGCTAGCTATGCTCTCTGGGCCCGAGGCCTGTATAAACCATCCCCATATTCTAAGATCCTGGAAAGCTATTGCACATTGCATTAAAAGAGTTGCCTCACCCAAAATATTAATTCGGTGTCGCATCTATTTTCGTAGGCAATGGGATTCGCTACCTCTTGAAATCACAAGTTGTATTCTTGCATTTCAATGGCAGGGGCTCCCCTATCCGCCTTCATGTTGGCAAAGGGTGCGTGTGTAATGATTGGGTGTGTTTTCGACCGTAGAGATCTAAAAGTGGAGCCGCAATATAATCTGCACGCGCGGGGAACTATGGGATACTGGGTGTCTTCTTTTTTCTTTACACGACTTTGAGCCTGCAAGTTTGGACAGAATGGACCTATTATCATATCCATGATTCTCCACAATTTGTGAGAGATTTTTTTATTTGCTGTATTGAAAGTTAAAATAGTGCTAATTTGCTGAGCAATTGGTTTACTAGTCCTAGGAGAGTAGCCAACACGCATGCGCGTTTTGTTTCCTACGCTCCCTACCCCCTCGAGCCACCAGGGGCTAGTCGTTGGAGCGCAATGGCGGTGCACCGGGGACCTTCTTCGAAATGGCTCTTTTCCCGGGAGCAACTAGAAACAACGCCGTCCCGCCGCAGTGGAGTCGAATCTGATAGGGAACTTTCTTACCGACAGCAAGCCGCCAACCTAATTCAGGATATGGGCCAGAGACTCAACGTGTATCCTTTCTGAAAATGAGTCTTTCAGCCCGCTATGTGGCAGCTAGGCTAACTAGCTACCAAAATGGTTGTGCCGTTTGTTAGCTTGGAacctagtagctagctagcttccttTGCAAGTAACTGAAACACAGCTAAATGTGTCCATTTAAAATACAAGTTGAATGTTATACTTCGACTAACGTTATGTCTTGGTCGGATTACAAAATAGGATACTTAACGCAGTAACCGTAACCTTTGAGGTTGTTACGCTAGCTAGTTCTTCAGCTAACTTGATCGCTACCATGCTAACCTCGTTCTGTTATGTGATCAGCTAACGGTAGCTATTATTTTGGCCTGCTAGACGTTCGCCTTAGCAGCTCTTATCGTCTACTGGATGTACGAGTAACTATTAGTTAATCATTTTTATGAACATATATAATGTGGTTTGTTATCTCACGAGGTAGTTAGTTGTGACATCTTGGTCAGCTGTGTCTCATTATTGGAGTAACGTTAGTGAACTTGAGCTAACTAGCTGAGATGGGAACAAAGCTAGGTGGATTGTCACCCAACTACCGGTAAATGACATCAGCCAGCTATGATGTTAGAATAGCTTATGCATTGATTGCAGTATTACTGTTGTTTCCGCATATCACTTGGAATACCTTAACCCATGTATTCAGCTCTCAACTCATCATCAACACTGCAATCGTTTACATGCATAGATTTTATATGATTCACTCTTTCACTAAGTTTCATAGGAATGTAAGTAATCACCATCTCAATTGTAACATTCATTTTTTCATTTTCTGACTCGCAATCTAGCCTCTTCCTATATCTCTTTGTGCTGTCCTGCCAACTCTTATAGTCATTGTGCTTGGTGTGACAATGACttgcagcacaaacagatctgggacaaggCTATCTTCTATCTACAAGGGAGATCTGATGGATTTTCTTGTCGTCTTGGGCAGTATACCGGGTTATTTGGAAATAGCCAGTTAAGTCCTCTAACGTTTAAACTATTTAATAAGCTTTTctatacattttaatatttgtagctactttttaagtaaaatACCTTGTacgtttgagtcatttagcagatgctcttatccagagcgacttacagtaagtagTAAGCGcacacattttcatactggtcccctgtgagaatcgaacccacaaccctggcgttgtaAGCTCCATGTTCTACCAGCTGAGCCACATTGTACTACCTACACTAGTTCCCTACCATAGttcccccagaacagttgagctaGTCACATGTTTTGTAAATGGCAAAACTGGGGAAAGTGGGAGCAGGTGAATCCAACTGTGTATTGACAGAGGTCgtgttttatattgaaagtcaagtGTGTTTTGCCTCAATAGAGTGATCGGGGATGTGCAACTATAGTTtttcttcacagaaaatacaaCACATTAGGCAGAAAATAAGCATAATTTTCATCTGATGACGACAGAATTGCAAtgctatttggctggcagccacacaagtaGGCTAAATGAGCTTACAATTTTAAAAagcaatgtattttttttgcgatgcatggccatcatatttctgttttatcatagaaagaatgtagccagtTAATCTGGCGTTTTACCAGAGAGAAGTAAGCTGGCTACATAGAGAATAGTGTCGTAGAAAAGTaactacacatcagtcagagagcTGTCTGCTGATAATGTGTGAATTCTCatcaatcaaatcacattttattggtcacatatttagcagatgttattgcgggtgtagtgaaatgcttgtgttcctagctccaacactgCAGTAGTAtcttaacaattcacaacaatacacacgtgTAAAActatggaattaagaaatatataaaaattaggacgagcaatgtcgtaGTGGTATTTGAGGTGTCAAAGCCTTTGGATGAgttatctgtacagctgccactgcAGCTTgatcggagggcctgttgcccggacctctggcagtctctatggggtaccacagggttaaattctcgggccgactcttctctgtatacgtcaatgatgtcgctcttgctgctggtgattttctgatccacctctaagcagatgacaccattctgtatacttttggCCCTTGTTTGGACActttgttaactaacctccagatgagcttcattgccatacaactctccttccgtggcttccaactgctcttaaatgcaagtaaaactaaatgcatgctcttcaaccgatcactgcctgcacctgcccgcccgtccagcatcactactctggacagttctgacttagaatatgtggacaactacaaatatttaggtgtctggttagactgtaaactctccttccagactcacattaagcatctccaatccaaaattaaatctagaatcggcttcctatttcgcaacgaagcatccttcactcatgctgccaaacataccctcgtaaaactgactatcctaccgatcctcgacttcggcgatgtcatttataaaatagcctgtATTTTAGCATGCtctcacccccaaagccaattcctcctttggccgcctttccttcctgttctctgctgccaatgactggaacgaactgcaaaatcactgaagctggagactcatatctccctcactagctttaagcaccagctgtcagagcagctcacagatcactgcacctgtacatagcccatctgtaaatagctcatccaactacctcatccccatactgtatttatttatttatcttgctcctttgcaccccagtatctctactt
This genomic interval from Oncorhynchus clarkii lewisi isolate Uvic-CL-2024 chromosome 18, UVic_Ocla_1.0, whole genome shotgun sequence contains the following:
- the LOC139372918 gene encoding zinc finger CCCH domain-containing protein 13-like isoform X1, which gives rise to MSKIRRRVTVENSKTISDSSSSQTTTTPSRRPSVFERLGPSTGSNAVEVCTSTPASNPLTDTTHACPEKTNCRNWLKTGNCSYGNTCRYTHGTQPRGKGFSGSFSRSAERPTGDLRERMKNKRQDVESDATKRDPEEPTSPTARQRDSSRGRHREKEDIKITKERSPASEEETTEWEANREDSDNGDYDYELSLEMKRQKIQRELMKLEQENMEKREEIVIKKEEPTTKTRTTIISKTSPERSSSRGSPSSRKSSGSPKHTKGPKASGSRKKEKKTSVSSSASATARSSKGGHGKKKGPRTPSPPPPVLPLVNPVMAAGGKKHKGKHKNKEKCEEKPPKEGKERGRDVEKHKEKKEKRRDRSDSSHKAKRSVMSEERSGSVSSPSRDREASPSARKNKSTSPKVASQKTLAPASPPHRSPPPRHKRTPTPPRHHSPSSHSGSSAQRHSSSPRRRRSASPTYNREPPAASSPPGQRCSSRSPAASRDTSSPQRRTSPGGRNHSRGRERGRSERGRSPPAQEHRHERRDESRGKREKDGSRDDRDYEAAETSSSRDAAREDRETKEGRERRGDGRSDRRGDSTSTSRDPTRDRDRDTKDSTREPRTTETTSTRSGRDPLEYRDREREREREKEKERERERGEREKTDRKEEAVPEEGRGYGRGHGREEGGRTEGKGETRTESRAERPGRGRGREADASDKVSSGSTRNARGSQQESGGHDGWESRSGGGFREKSAERSTDRGAERGGAERGGGAERGGVDRGGAERDRYDGDRRGGEQATGRDSSYDRRGGHTDRGDRRENREREQRASSPGRHPARGEEPDREETRGRDERRGEEKGGDRREDRAREREREREREREKEREREKEKEREAERERVREREREREREREKEREREKEKEREKEREREREREEREREREERDRERKEREREREREREREREQRERERQREWEEREKGRDERRERTRDEPRDDRSVRDSHEDRKTSRKRHRVETTPSPTRPSPKRARDATPGDGEEYNSPEEKSERLIGGGQPKVRPTSGSGPITILPVTVPVCPPPPVLDSVEKHRLLSQVVLPPQDPLLRSPPSTSVAEDAKPSRWKDEERRGGGDKREGRSRRNEEADARGDRGGAGRGGERRGEHPSDSSTPVSASGSDSRRGKERDGREPTPPPPPVALVTEDRDTPVPSGHEEGKKKTKSQKKGLKKGRKEEAVAGGVSGAPERFTNPEPPSSMALSDTPPPPLLSPRKAPKKKALDKKRKRSRGAESDASEEEPGSSHLPPGKRNKRGPRTPPPAPKEALLSQRAMPHSVAEPLPQPVKMDANFSDWSDEDVLERGGGSAPVKAPPTVPTERTPTEALPRRGGPRGGKERLERPVPLPIAPLLSQDPPMLLQTLPPQPLMSQPLLRKPPPEQKRSSSMGSNQSRASSRRLRSPSNESAHREDPQQGQGPGRPRRGHQLQGANSRDRERERERERERDRERERERGERERGPVLTEPPVVRGEERKSRIDQLRRGEPSRSTSSDRQDSRSHSSRRSSPESERQVQSRAGSYDGREREREREREREQFERERERKDLRQQQGPPGPLPPLQQQGQQRDWEPEGPREWGGRGREPLLMRGGNREQMRERDLRDMRGERERLLPEGLLQQHERERERERGGNRGIGRGGDHGNDRERERMLLMDLPPHGDPKNRMDMRGDRPDMRGDRPDMRGDRPDMRGDRPDLRGDMRGDMRPDMRGDIRGDMRGDMRGDMRGDIRGDMRPDMRGDIRGDMRPDMRGDMRPDIRGDIRGDMRPDMRGDMRPDIRGDIRGDMRPDMRGDIRGDMRPDMRGDMRPDIRGDIRGDMRGDIRGDMRPDIRGDIRGDMRPDIRGDIRGDMRPDIRGDIRGDMRGGPDIRPDIRPDHMRPDIRGPDRAEFSLLLPHEALGHGGMDQDKAGNSHHPVGGQIQEAEKQDSIDDEDDAKADDAVSVVSGGEEYEPISDDELDEILADSAQKREDGQEEEKAPGPLDVIDVDWSSLMPKQKQEPRAAGAALLRFTPGAVLLRAGVSKRLAGPELLERVREVCKKELDDPKDADKLFEHDLGALNKAALNRKIERAGLLRNLGPCCKALCARRDMAIRRQLLKNEKGLAKQMYPSVPVVDSELFQLSMRLFKKTVAAARSNQPPLGPPAGPEKADKGPPGLVPVTSPVAKPSTPQPPEMCIS